The Mugil cephalus isolate CIBA_MC_2020 chromosome 8, CIBA_Mcephalus_1.1, whole genome shotgun sequence genome segment aaattcttgtaaatattgtgtatatagtacatcgtgttttcctgttatatcgtatgtatggtgttgagtgtcttggaaatttcccagtttgtgatgaataaagtatctatgtatctatctagGTACCTGCTGGCGGAGCTGGTTATGGAGTTAATGGACCTGATGCCCATTACTCCATCGACGCTAGCAGAagacgaggagaggaggagagcagttAAACCCTGGGAGAACTTATCGTCTAGTTTGGGGGCACTACCTCAAACGTTCCCCCAAACTCTGGTGGTTCCGGACGAGGTGTTTCGTGAGGTCCTGGCCTCCTTCAGGAGCATCCTGATCCGAGTGGCGGCAGCAGCATGTGTGACGTCCATGCTCTTCGCCAGCACTCACCCCAAACCGTACGCGCAGTACGGCACCGCGTTCCTCAATCTGGTCGAGAGAATGGTCGGTCGCGCCGTTAAAATGCTGTGCCGGGAAAAGAGGAGACTGTTGCACCAACACCAACGTCTCCACCTGAACCTCAGCGTGGTCACTTCCACACCAAGACTCCCCGAAGGAGAGCAAGAAGATGTGGAGTCCAGGAGATCTGGAGACTGCAACGAGTACgacaaagtttttcattttgtacattttgtattgtttgtggATGACACAGATATGATTTACAGTCGTTATATTTAAATCTGAGGAAGACAAAAGTGATACTATTTGGTAACTGTAAACTGAATACACAGGTAATAATACTGATAGATGAGGTTGAAATAGAAAGATTCAAAAATATTCAGTTCAACATATTAAACTAATGTCTAGACATATGTAGACTAGGAGAAGGAGTGGGAGTTTATAAGTTAtgaatatgtattatatatctaatgctgaaatgttttgtcttattttgtgttatatattttttatcttcataTTCGAAATAAACTtcatacttcttcttcttctctaaagAGTCGTCCCAGATACTTCAGAAGTGACACCTGAGCCAGACCAGAGCCGGACGCCCGACGTCCCAGACGTCCCAGACGTCCCTGACGTCCCTGACGTTCCAGACGTTCCAGACGTCCCCCCTGCAGACGTCCCTCCGGCAGACGTCCCTGTGCCTCCGGACACCGGTTCAGTGTCCACCTTTGCCTCTGAGGACAAACCTGCACATGACCCGAGAGCAAAGGAAAAAGCCTTTGTGAGCAGCGTGACGGAGAAGCTCGTTTCACGGGCCCTTCGAAAGTCCACGGCAACCCCGTCCTCCACTACAGATCTCCCCCAAGCCGTCCACCAGCGGCTGTTCATCAGGGTCTGGGACCAAGTGGAAAGCCAAGGTCTTCAAATGAACCCTGACAACCTGAAGAACCTGGACAAGGCCGTTTACAAGGACACTTGTAAAACACTCCGCTGCTCCAAACCGCACCTGTGGAATCGTCTTGTCTCAGGACATCCACCGACCGACGACGTCATCGCGTCCTCATTTGAAAAGCAcgtgaagagacagacagaggaaccTGGCACCATCAGGAAGATCCTCACAGCGATAAGCAGAGCGTTCAGACGTACAGCCGGCCCCCCAGTACTGGTGTCCTAAAGCGCAACATCCACATCATGattggtaaatattttttgtacatatttactgttatatatttaatttctgcaaGTATACTGTACATCTATCGTTTCTATTGTTTTACCTTATTCTGTTTCTTGCACCCTAATTTAAATCTTATCTGATCTCATCCTTCTAGACGAATCCACCGCCGAGCTCAAGCAGGAGGTTACCTGcttcccttccccttcccctccactgATTGCTGCTAGTAAGAGAACAGTGGAGGGGCTGGTGACTTCCATCTGGGGAAACCTCCCCTTCCGCTAGTTGCTGccagtcagagagcagtggaggagggggtcatCTAAACGTGGGGACACCTCCTGTTCCTGACCTGTTTGTGGGTTTAacttttcctctgctggaaaCCGGTAGTCGGAGACCAGTGGGGCAGGAGGACGCCTACGAATGGGTCAGGATTTGAGCTCGTGTCGTCATGTCGATGGACACCAGTACCACCTGACACCTAGAGGGCCAGGGATCCACTCCCTGCATcacctgtgctgctgcagccaaCATCTCTTCACCTGCTACCTTttagcagattaaaaaaaaaaaaaaaaatcagtttgcatctttatgtcaacaagttaaataaaactccatactaaaataatataatgaatgtttaaaacaatatatatacagtacatactctATAAAGCATATGACACGATTActtatacaattaaaaaaatatattgtttcaTTTAACGTTAAaactacatatatatttaaatatttaaatgaacaggTCAAATCACAGGAATTTTATTTCCCGTTGGGCATCaattatatagatatatatttttacatgtatttatttttcaaagtttCATGCTGTTAGCAGCTCCTGCACAGGTGCAGTCTAATAATGCTGTGTTAACTGTCCAGCTGGAGGTTGGGCCCAGAATGCAGGAGATTATGGGGCTCCTGTGaaagtgaataatattttatttaagtttattaaaaactctaaagagtaaaaaacaaacacacaaacaaaaagctggAAACTCCAGATCCAAACACAACAGTGTCTCTCTCAGAGGTACTAATAAGGATATAAGACTCCAAAGATGAGTCTTTGGTAGCTTGGTGGTGAAATTTGTAGGGTGGGTTAACAAATGCATAAGACCGATTAAACAGTTAACatagcagcaaaagaaacatcacctataatacacacagttacatcaattacaggtgCACTAAACTTTTCttcatcagtggttctcaactggtctggatCCACCATTAATGTTCCTTAATGACGAGACTcaaatgtaagaaaatgttcaacttaataaataaaactgaatgtaagACAACCAACAGCGCAGCACtatggaaaaaaatcatgttctgTCCTGAACGGGACTTGAACCTTCACCTCCTGTGTCctgtaaaacaaatgtttcaaatcccCCTCCACTGATTGCTCATTGTTTTACAGTAGATCTACtgcaaaacatattttcagtggatcagtggttctcaacctcTTTGAGGTCCTGGATCCTCTGCATATTTTTAATCTACACTGAGGACCCCCATGATAATAATCTTTTTGATTATTacttgtgttttcctcctcataGATGCTACATTTCTCACTGTAGAGTCATAACTATGACCAGAGAGAACATCTGACGTCATTACCCAGACTGCATTGCTACGTAAACAACAGCAGTGGCATACGagtgaaattacattttaaaaagtttagaAGAATTGATTGACTGAAGAATTATTGACACCCACATTAATCTCATGAAAACTACATGTAATTATAGTTCCCtttaatttcaagtgctaacctgAATGTGCAAGTTAACACCTTCCcacagccatgtgattgactgattagctatttacattaacaagcaattgaacaggtgtgcctaataaagtggcaagtgagtgtagagTTCTGATAAGTAAGTAAGATTAACGTTTTCTGGTAAATACCACAGCTGTGTTTCCAGTTAGAACCAGTACAGGTCAGTGAAGTAAAGTCTGGTTCAACAGGATCTTATTCATAAAAGCGACACTTTGATGAAGCTCATTTTGAAAACACTGGATTTTGAGATGTTCTTATGGCAAAACTTTTCAATAAAAGGTTCTAAACGGACATGCTTGTAAAGCTAGGTTAACTTTTTGACCGTTTCTTGATGAGGGttaattttttagttttctgtgttAGCCACATGACAGACTGACGGCCTGTCCATGTTGTATCCAGGATGGGCTCCAGCCCCCTGCCAGCCTCTGGAGCTGGGGGGAACAATATGTCCATAGATTGTGTTACCTTAATGCCCAAAAAGGCCAAAAAGTGTGGGCAGCCCTGCTCTAGGGGATGAATGGTTACAGATGATGAACCAAAGAAACAATTAACTACTCAAAAAAGAATTAATAGATTTATCTGCTAGCCAAAAAATGGAGTTTTGATAGAACTGATCGATTGCAAAACTTCTCATTTGTGGCATCCGTGTGTGGCGCTGGGACAGTTATAAAGTAGCAGAAATCGTCCAAAATCAAGAAGCAGATAgtatcatcgtcatcatcatcactatcagGGGTGTTTTCACAGACCTTCGCTCTCTTGTCTCAGGCAGAACAGCACCTCCTGTGACAAGTAAACTGACCCTAGGGAGGACCGAAATGAAAGAACCGCCATATTTTCAAAGTTGTGACcagtatttttagtgtttttttgtatcGTTTATCAGATAtctgaaaatcagcacagtggTGGGAGCATCATGTTGAGGGGAAGCTTCAAGGCAACAAAGCCTTGAAGGCTAAGagtgaaatattcatttatttatttattttatagacaAATCTCAGGACAGAATGGAGTGGTCCTCCCGGCCCtcgctgatgatgtcacattccgTTAGtccctcactgatgatgtcacagtccatTAGTGAGCCccctgatgatgtcacagtcctgtGGCACCTGAGCATTCCGGAGGGTATAAACAGCCCACGGAATTGTTTCACCTTCAGTTCGTATTCATTGCATTGACAAGACTACAAGCCTTTCTTCTGAGAAAACTTTTTCAAAACCAAATCGCAAGTTTGAGTGATGGCATCGCAGACATCCACCGCCATGCACCAAACCAAGAGTCCACTGGAAGAGGAGACTCCTCCACCGACAGTGGACGTGATCCACCACGTCGTGGATTACTATTTCGGGATCCTGGAACCCAAGCAGTGGGCCTTTCTGCTCACGGGAAACCCAGACGACAAGACCAGGTACTTATTTCTaaaattcttgtaaatattgtgtatatagtacatcgtgttttcctgttatatcgtatgtatggtgttgagtgtcttggaaatttcccagtttggatgaataaagtatctatgtatctatctagGTACCTGCTGGCGGAGCTGGTTATGGAGTTAATGGACCTGATGCCCATTACTCCATCGACgctggcagaggaggaggagaggaggagagcagttAAACCCTGGGAGAACTTGTCTTCTAGTTTGGGGGCACTACCTCAAACGTTCCCCCAAACTCTGGTGGTTCCGGACGAGGTGTTTCGCGAGGTCCTGGCCTCCTTCAGGAGCATCCTGATCcgagcggcggcagcagcatgTGTGACGTCCATGCTCTTCGCCAGCACTCACCCCAAACCGTACGCGCAGTACGGCACCGCGTTCCTCAATCTGGTCGAGAGAATGGTCGGTCGCGCCGTTAAAATGCTGTGCCGGGAAAAGAGGAGACTGTTGCACCAACACCAGCGTCTCCACCTGAACCTCAGCGTGGTCACTTCCACACCAAGACTCCCCGAAGGAGAGCAAGAAGATGTGGAGTCCAGGAGATCTGGAGACTGCAACGAGTACgacaaagtttttcattttgtacattttgtattgtttgtggATGACACAGATATGATTTACAGTCGTTATATTTAAATCTGAGGAAGACAAAAGTGATACTATTTGGTAACTGTAAACTGAATACACAGGTAATAATACTGATAGATGAGGTTGAAATAGAAAGATTCAAAATATTCAGTTCAACATATTAAACTAATGTCTAGACATATGTAGACTAGGAGAAGGAGGGAGTTTATAAGTTATGAATATGTATTATATCTAatgctgaaatgttttgtcttattttgtgttatatattttttatcttcataTTCGAAATAAACTtcatacttcttcttcttctctaaagAGTCGTCCCAGATACTTCAGAAGTGACACCTGAGCCAGACCAGAGCCGGACGCCCGACGTCCCAGACGTCCCAGACGTCCCTGACGTCCCTGACGTTCCAGACGTTCCAGACGTCCCCCCTGCAGACGTCCCTCCGGCAGACGTCCCTGTGCCTCCGGACACCGGTTCAGTGTCCACCTTTGCCTCTGAGGACAAACCTGCACATGACCCGAGAGCAAAGGAAAAAGCCTTTGTGAGCAGCGTGACGGAGAAGCTCGTTTCACGGGCCCTTCGAAAGTCCACGGCAACCCCGTCCTCCACTACAGATCTCCCCCAAGCCGTCCACCAGCGGCTGTTCATCAGGGTCTGGGACCAAGTGGAGAGCAAAGGTCTTCAAATGAACCCTGATGACCTGAAGAACCTGGACAAGGCCGTTTACAAGGACACTTGTAAAACACTCCGCTGCTCCAAACCGCACCTGTGGAATCGTCTTGTCTCAGGACATCCACCGACCGACGACGTCATCGCGTCCTCATTTGAAAAGCAcgtgaagagacagacagaggaaccTGGCACCATCAGGAAGATCCTCACAGCGATAAGCAGAGCGTTCAGACGTACAGCCGGCCCCCAGTACTGGTGTCCTAAAGCGCAACATCCACATCATGattggtaaatattttttgtacatatttactgttatatatttaatttctgcaaGTATACTGTACATCTATCGTTTCTATTGTTTTACCTTATTCTGTTTCTTGCACCCTAATTTAAATCTTATCTGATCTCATCCTTCTAGACGAATCCACCGCCGAGCTCAAGCAGGAGGTTACCTGCTTCCCTTCCCCTTCCCTTCCACTGATTGCTGCTAGTCAGAGAACAGTGGAGGGGCTGGTGACTTCCATCTGGGGAAACCTCCCCTTCCGCTAGTTGCTGccagtcagagagcagtggaggagggggtcgTCTAAACGTGGGGACACCTCCTGTTCCTGACCTGTTTGTGGGTTTAacttttcctctgctggaaaCCGGTAGTCGGAGACCAGTGGGGCAGGAGGACGCCTACGAATGGGTCAGGATTTGAGCTCGTGTCGTCATGTCGATGGACACCAGTACCACCTGACACCTAGAGGGCCAGGGATCCACTCCCTGCATcacctgtgctgctgcagccgaCATCTCTTCACCTGCTACCTCttagcagattaaaaaaaaaaaaaaaaaatcagtttgcaTCTTTATGTCAACAAGTTAAATACAACTCCatactaaaataatataatacatatttaaaacaatatatatacagtgcatACTCTATGAAGCATATGACACCATTACttgtacaattaaaaaaataatgtttcatttaatcttaaactacatatatatttaaatatttaaatggttGGGTCAAACTGCAAGAACATCATTTCCCCTTGGCCATCAATACAATAtcaattatattttttacatttatttatttatttttaaagctccATGCTGTTAGCTGCATCTACCTATACAGTTCAGATgtctaattattaattattttaatagatTTGAAAAGGTTTTGAGAGAAATGCCACATGCAAAATGGAATAAGGGGtctttgaaaatgttaaatgttttaaaacactACTTCAGAAAAATTCTGGATGACACATAAAAGCCAACTTTAGGTTACCAGACATACAGTATAAGCTTGCAATCATCAAACCAAGGTGTACATGGGCCTCAGTTATGGATCCCTCATGCTAATGATAGTTGTCGTCATTACACATGCACAGGTACAGAGCATCCATATGCCGTTAAGCAGTGCAATAAGAAGTGAGTGCAGAATCTAGaataaatagtgtggtatagAAGACAtatggtacaggttgtttttaatagaatatggacaatatttacagatgaaagcctgtgtacaggtgagaccatatatACAGATGAGTGAACAAGATACACAACATATAAAacttactttattattttattttattttcattcattattttttattttattttaagtttaagttatGTTTTTACTTAAATCAAAGTTTTATGTTTAGTGTATTAGTGCTATGTACGCTTCGTCCTTTTGTCCACCAGGGGGAAACAGATACATTAAACTGTCGTTGTACTGCGCGCGCCTCGCCGTGAAGAAGAAACGCACCTACGTCATTTCCCGTCTAACACAGGTGATTAGAAAACGTTTAGGAAATTGAAACTGTGCAAAAAGCAGCTGAGACGGTGGAGTGGCTGGGATGGCTTGAAAGAGTTACAGGCTGTCATACTATAAGGTGGgctcatatatgtatatacatttataaaaaaatgtctatgGATTATTTCTTGCACATTTATATCACACGAGTCACGGCCACACGGCTGTAAAGTCATCGGTTGCTTAGCTACGCTGTGTTAACATTAGCTTGTCTGTGAATTGACTAACTTGGTacaaagctaacagctagcaggCTAGCTGAATGCGTAGCTAGTTTTTGAAGTCAGAACTCGGCTGATTAACTTCATGTCATGAGACACGGTCTTCTATAAAAGCTAGTTTTTAACCCGTTTAACATGTGGCCAACTGCGTTACTTTACATTCAAGATTCAAGGATCATTTATTGTCATAATGTGTGGAAATTTGGGGTGGTAGCTCCTGGCTAAAGCAGtccaaatgtaaaacaaaaagctgtGGAATAAGCActataaactgttttattcttcattgagagaataaaaagaggaaaaatgatAATCTGTCAGTAGCCACTCTAGCTTCATAACAGTAGCTTTAGCCATGCTGTCATTTTCTGACGTGTCAGCACGAgagacaataataaaatgacttgAATGTAAGTGAAAGCAAACGCTGAATCTCGGTGTTGTCTATATATGAATTTGCTCACTGTGTTTAGCTTAAGGTCTGTGTAAAGTCAACAGAAGGAGACCACAAAGAGTGATTGTTTTGAGGATGTAAACATATACATAAATGAATAACGGGATATATAGCAAACCAATTTATCTGCAAtcatatagatagatagatggattgatatgtagatagatagatagatagattgtgACAGATTTGTGGTGATTGTTGAAGACTAAGGGAAAGAGACACATATGATGCTGTGGTGAGCACAACAGCCTGtgtacagaaaaacaaagacgtgTCCAAATGTTACGTCTACCTCCATTTTATATGCAAAGTTTCTGGTGTAGATGTAAATCGTCTTTTGCTTCTCGCTTCTGAGCTAACTGGGCCGTCTTTCCAGAAATACTCGCCGAGTATAATTTGCTGACTCCCTACGGACATGTGAGATCTTTGGAGCTGGATTATGTGgtagatttatatttaaaggTACAGCGACTGACATGGTTTGTGTTCGACACCAGAGAGTCATAGGTTTAAGTTTAAGACAGATTTTCTGAATAAATCATAGTGTTCATGActaaatttaaatgttcatCTCTAAATGGACCTTTTTAAAACTCATAAATCTCAGCAACAACAGATTTTCTGTGGGAGGATACACTCACTGgccgctttattaggtacaccttgctagtgaAAGGTTGCAaaccccttttgccttcagaactgccttaattcttcgtgacatactttcaacatggtgttggaaacattcctacACCATGTCCCAAAGGTGCTCGAATGGACTGAGatctacagtacagtacagtacagtgaaCTCGTTGTCGAGTTCAAGAAACCAGGTTGAGATGacatgagctttgtgacatggtgcattattaCTGTCTGATGATTTATTATATGTATTGCAAACAgaaattaagctttttttgGTGCTAGAATAATTGGCAATACAGCAGAGTACACATTCATATTCACTTAAGTGGGAcatgatttttaaattaaacgGCAATGACGTTTTTCAGcaataaacagacagaatgaTTTATTTCAGGACCCCTACTCTGATCCTATTCCCATCAAAGTGAAGTCATTTTTCAACCAACTCTCtcactaataaaaatatacacaccTCAAATAGATTTGCCATCATGTGATTTCTCAGAATAAaccagagaaggagaagaataaaATAGAGAAGGAGAAGCCATGGCCTGTGCTCGAGTGCCTCTGGATGAGCAGCAGGTGACAGAGCCGGGCCCACTGGGAAAAGAGCGCAAGCTGCCTGCACTGGTGAGTCGGTTCTTATCTCTGTATGCAAATATTTATCTTTCATACAGCGGTTTTCCAGGACTCCAGGATTAATCTGACATAccgctcacaaaaaaaaaaacagtttctcaGAATCAAAACGCTTTTTGTTGCCCGTCAGCACccagacaggagagaggagcgCTGCTTCGTGCCTTACAAGCCCCCTCCTGAAGAGGCCTCTCCAGCCGAGGTGGAGGAGTTTTTGGAGCATGCCCGATTCATCACAGAGGATCTGGAGTGGCTGCTCTCACTGCCCCACGACAAGTTCTGGTGTCAGGTGCTTGCTGAGCcacgttttcttttcattcagctCCAACTGACAAAATGAATGTACATCCAAACCTTTTTTGTACATCTTCTGCCTTTTCTGATGACATATTTTTATGCACTAGGTGGTGTTTGATGAGTCCCTGCAGAGGTGTCTGGACTCATATCTGCATCAAGCCCCTCGTGGCCTGGACCTCGCTGCCCTCCCCCCCTCACCGTCGGTCGCTGAGATGCAGCGGTCCGTCCACAGGTCCGTCTTCTTGACCTTCCTCAGGATGGCCACGCACAAAGAATCTAAGGTAAGAGCCAGATGTGATCGCCACAGGAGGGATAATGAGCTCATTTGTTATCGCTGATATACACGTCACTGTTGAGCTGCTCAGTACAAACCTTGACTTCGGCCTCTACCCTCAGGAGAACTTCCTCACTCCAGCTGTCTTTGGAGAAATTATTTATGacaacttcctgtttgacaTTCCCAAACTTTTGGATCTGTGTGTGCTCTTTGGGAAGGGCAACAGCCAGCTGCTGCATAAGATGATTGGTGAGTTGTTTatgaagtcatttttattactttttttttttattattattattattttatatttcatctcaCTCTTTTAACAATGTCCTTTCAGAGAACATCTTTACTCAGCAGCCGTCCTACTACAATGACTTGGACGAGACGGTCCCCACCGTGTTACAGGTAAAACTAGATTTCTAAAACACAACTTTCcttcaaaagattttttatttttgtagttttttttttccaccgtgACTTGTGTCCCTCAgattgtatttatgtgtttattctTCATCCACTTCAGGTTTTTGACTCAATCCTGGAGAAGTGTGGTATTCACTGTGAAGGAGCCACTGCCATGGAGCCAGTAAAGCTGAGTGCGCACAAACAACCCACTGCCATGACCATGAGCAAACAGGtcagacacacatatacatatacgtCCTCAGTACTGCATGCGCTGCCAATATATAACGGTATATAGTTATGAGTTGGTCTAGTTTAAAATTATGTATAtgataaatatacagtagttaAAGGTGAATATGTTTACAGTAGGTAGGTGACTACTATGGATACCAGCCGGTCTACATGTAATAAACATAAAGCGCTGAGAACAAATGGCATCAAAACCAGACTCAGTCTTAGATTTGTTCACATTATCCGTGCATCATTTGCGCTGAAGGTTCTTTCTTGTCACTCAGTTTACATAGAacgatagatggatggataattTATTGATCATGGGGAAATTCAGCCTCCAGTAGCACGTAGCATCAGTGAGACAATAAATTAGCTTCCCAGGCTCTTCCAGTTTACCATTTTGAATGAGGACTACAGACGACAACCACCTGCTAGTATGGAGTGCAGGATGTGTGTACCAGCTGGTAGTAAGCTGTAGTCTTTGTGATTTGCTAAAGTGAAACAACATCACAGTCGGCCTTCGTTGCTGGTTGATTCTCTGATGATCGTCCAGGCTTAAAATCCCACTGCAGCTACATATATAATCATGATAATATGATGGATTTTCTGTTCCAGGAACTTGAAGATATTATTTTGTACCTGTGCGACTCAACCACCACCATCCATGCCTTCCTGGACATCTTCCCTGCAGCCTGCTCCAGCTTCCAATCCCACTGTTTCCTCAGCAGGTACATAGAGAACTCTCCTCTAAGCGCTCACGGTCAGATGCACCTACTTAAAACCTTTCtgacttcattgtttttttttctggtgccCTTAGACTGACTTCATTTTATGAGACCGCTGTGCCTGATCTTGAGAAGGCAGTTAGGAAGAGAAACTTTGACGATAAAGGGTGAGTATCCGCTTCAGAGATTTTAATAAGAACTAAAGTGACAGCATTAATAAATAAGCTTCAATCCCTCCTTTTAGTCTTCAGGAGAATTTGTGGAAGAGGCTGTCTCACTCCTGTCGTAAGATGGTGGAGATGGCTCACCTGCTGCTGCACCACACCTGCCTACAGCCAATCCTGGAGGGGTGAGAGGCTCAAGCTCTGCTTAGTAGGAATAGCAGCACCCGTTAACACACAAGCATTATTTTTACAAATCTTTGTCACGttgcaggaaagaaaacatgcagaCGTTTGCAGAGGAACTTCTGCAATATTTCACGTCTTTTCTAACTGAGAAAAGGTGAGATTTatcattttttcctccttaagtcattgtttcattatatttctaTCACATTTGTGGACTGTCCTCCAGCTgttggctgctgctgtggagttgttttttggctttttgtgGCTTGAATGCTAAACACGGGAAGAGACGAGCAATGACGTTGCAACAAGACACCGTGTGTAGTTGATGAAATTCAGGGAGCTGTGCTCATAGCAGGTGGACAGGTAAATgtacaagagggttacctaggtAACCGGAGCCTAGAAGATCTTTTTGTGACCAACTGTCAGCCACTAAGAGATGAGCAAAGTGCTTTATATACGGACAGGACTTCAGTCACTCTGAATTCTGCTAAGCTGGAGATTAAGATGAAGATCTGACTCAGTCTACATTTGAGATTTTGCTTTTTCCTTCAGGTTTTTGACAGCCTATGATGAGCAGTTTCCCATCGCAGACGACATCAGCCTCCTGCAACAGGCCCTTCCTGTCATGTATCCTTATCAGCTTTACCGCAGCACCTTTGGACTAACAGATTTTCATGGCACCttgaaacaacacatttccttttattttattgatctgCAAGCATTTACAGAATAACTTTGTCACAACAGCATCTGTTGTTTCTAAAATGTGAACTACCTGCATCATGCTGTTAcgttatttaatatttttgtgctCTGGTCGCGTCTTCGTCTCCTTCCTTAACCGCCTGATTCCCTCAGTGATGAGACCAGGACGTCCTACTTGCTCCAGGGAGTGGAAAGTGCGTGGGAAGGCGCGGGCCGACGGAAACCACACAGCCAGGTTCAGAATAAATTCTCCTCGTTGCTGCCTGGCGAACAGGGAGCAGCAGGTGGCGCCGCAGCTGCTGCTTCGCCTTCATATGGCTTCAAACCTCAGGAGGTCAGAGAGCGAGGAGGAGAGAGTCCGAGGGGAGCGGAGGCCATGCTGGACGTTCCCCGGAAAGGAAACAATGTGAGCTCACAGTGTGATTATTCCAGCTCATTTGACAAATCGGTGTGCTGTGTCATCATCATGTCATCTGTACAATATTTatttggacaaaaaaatatcCAGTTCATTCCATTTCTATTCAGCTCCACTTcaacataatta includes the following:
- the ascc2 gene encoding activating signal cointegrator 1 complex subunit 2, with product MACARVPLDEQQVTEPGPLGKERKLPALHPDRREERCFVPYKPPPEEASPAEVEEFLEHARFITEDLEWLLSLPHDKFWCQVVFDESLQRCLDSYLHQAPRGLDLAALPPSPSVAEMQRSVHRSVFLTFLRMATHKESKENFLTPAVFGEIIYDNFLFDIPKLLDLCVLFGKGNSQLLHKMIENIFTQQPSYYNDLDETVPTVLQVFDSILEKCGIHCEGATAMEPVKLSAHKQPTAMTMSKQELEDIILYLCDSTTTIHAFLDIFPAACSSFQSHCFLSRLTSFYETAVPDLEKAVRKRNFDDKGLQENLWKRLSHSCRKMVEMAHLLLHHTCLQPILEGKENMQTFAEELLQYFTSFLTEKRFLTAYDEQFPIADDISLLQQALPVIDETRTSYLLQGVESAWEGAGRRKPHSQVQNKFSSLLPGEQGAAGGAAAAASPSYGFKPQEVRERGGESPRGAEAMLDVPRKGNNGAVCSVSGAELESLLSCIRDLLPDLGEGFLLACLEEYDYNSELVINNILEDRLSPSLDKLDRAMPRPVKEDLPTLLNNRSNVFDDDEFDVFRRDQVDMSRIWKGRRKGESARDMLNNKEHIEEQRARYQAYETVVDEVVIEPGESSAAYGLDDYDDEYDDTYDMNQIGANDLDGDSLLNRRPFTTPQILRKGNKVEEEEESEDDEEEGTLQNNTNRDQFVQDPALLRERAEARRAAMQQRKGIRPERSSNVVGRPKGQGQTLDTFLDRRKKEANKSHVSNHNRRSMADRKRNKGMIPS
- the LOC125012546 gene encoding uncharacterized protein LOC125012546 encodes the protein MASKTSTAMHQTKSPLEEETPPPTVDVIHHVVDYYFGILEPKQWAFLLTGNPDDKTRYLLAELVMELMDLMPITPSTLAEDEERRRAVKPWENLSSSLGALPQTFPQTLVVPDEVFREVLASFRSILIRVAAAACVTSMLFASTHPKPYAQYGTAFLNLVERMVGRAVKMLCREKRRLLHQHQRLHLNLSVVTSTPRLPEGEQEDVESRRSGDCNEVVPDTSEVTPEPDQSRTPDVPDVPDVPDVPDVPDVPDVPPADVPPADVPVPPDTGSVSTFASEDKPAHDPRAKEKAFVSSVTEKLVSRALRKSTATPSSTTDLPQAVHQRLFIRVWDQVESQGLQMNPDNLKNLDKAVYKDTCKTLRCSKPHLWNRLVSGHPPTDDVIASSFEKHVKRQTEEPGTIRKILTAISRAFRRTAGPPVLVS